From Rutidosis leptorrhynchoides isolate AG116_Rl617_1_P2 chromosome 3, CSIRO_AGI_Rlap_v1, whole genome shotgun sequence, a single genomic window includes:
- the LOC139896086 gene encoding uncharacterized protein: MDIRAMNIGSLTSSLRNQKPPNKGYYCSTRDPPPPRPPSPGNDRNNNNKDKSSTDWDKAWSSFKKQGKKSLFSQFTPNKYVTWNPRRSNFPLSEEVDPIKRAERSNLSLWTGPGFTLGGAIVIVTFLLVYTILSPLK; this comes from the exons ATGGATATTCGAGCGATGAACATAGGCAGCTTAACGTCATCATTACGGAATCAAAAACCACCAAATAAAGGTTACTATTGTTCGACCAGAGACCCACCTCCTCCACGTCCACCGTCTCCCGGCAACGAtcggaataataataacaaag ATAAGTCTTCGACAGATTGGGACAAGGCTTGGTCAAGTTTCAAGAAGCAAGGGAAAAAGAGTTTGTTTTCACAGTTTACGCCCAACAAATATGTAACCTGGAACCCTAGGCGATCCAACTTCCCTTTATCTGAGGAGGTTGATCCTATTAAGAGGGCAGAGAGATCAAACTTGAGTTTATGGACTGGTCCAGGTTTTACTCTCGGGGGCGCCATTGTCATTGTAACTTTTCTTCTGGTGTACACCATTCTTTCTCCCCTTAAGTAA
- the LOC139896087 gene encoding WRKY transcription factor 44 isoform X1 encodes MDLKEAERTVIAKPVASRPTISNFRSFSDPLASPTIDLPSSEPAITAIRPKTARFKSLTTSQAEVTGTHVRHLPETSNHTSPLLYKPLAKTVSKTTVSLLANMGTLNGSQERAVVAQNLASKLEITKDVNATKSALVRSENDKKPQSSTNNGRPSYDGYNWRKYGQKQVKGGEYPRSYYKCTHPSCVVKKKVERSIDGEIAEIVYKGEHNHMKPRLPRRHAFDGTNQDLTSQIRNNFINHDNEVLGTSSHVNNVVKLQECYDHHVSKERSVPNLECFCGVAQARDGSKVMMETANDVPANKKRKSLSLTNETYVEGLQEPRVVVHDGTDSEAISDGFRWRKYGQKVVKGNPYPRSYYRCTGVKCNVRKHVERASDDPSVFITSYEGKHNHEMPMKKAN; translated from the exons ATGGACCTTAAAGAGGCAGAAAGGACAGTTATAGCAAAACCAGTTGCTTCAAGGCCTACAATCTCCAATTTCAGATCCTTCTCTGACCCTCTTGCCAGTCCCACTATCGACTTGCCCTCGTCTGAACCTGCAATTACTGCCATCAGACCTAAAACGGCGAGGTTCAAGTCGCTCACAACCTCTCAG GCAGAAGTAACTGGGACTCATGTTCGTCATTTGCCTGAAACGTCAAACCACACGTCTCCTTTGCTCTACAAACCCTTGGCGAAGACGGTATCAAAAACAACCGTCAGTTTGTTGGCAAACATG GGAACTTTAAATGGAAGCCAAGAACGCGCAGTTGTAGCTCAGAATCTTGCATCAAAATTAGAGATTACTAAAGACGTCAATGCCACAAAGTCGGCGCTGGTTAGATCAGAAAATGATAAAAAACCGCAATCATCAACTAATAATGGTAGACCTTCTTACGATGGGTATAATTGGCGGAAATATGGTCAAAAGCAAGTGAAAGGAGGTGAGTACCCAAGAAGTTACTATAAGTGTACACACCCGAGTTGCGTAGTTAAAAAGAAGGTTGAAAGATCGATAGATGGGGAGATAGCTGAAATTGTGTATAAAGGTGAGCATAATCATATGAAACCTCGATTACCTAGACGTCATGCTTTTGATGGGACTAATCAAGATTTAACGTCTCAAATCCGAAATAATTTCATCAATCATGACAATGAAGTTCTTGGAACATCTTCACATGTGAACAATGTGGTCAAATTACAAGAATGTTACGATCATCATGTTTCAAAAGAACGTAGTGTCCCAAATCTGGAATGTTTCTGTGGTGTTGCTCAGGCTCGTGATGGGAGTAAAGTTATGATGGAGACTGCAAATGATGTACCAGCAAATAAGAAAAG GAAAAGTTTGAGTCTCACAAACGAAACATACGTGGAAGGCTTACAAGAGCCTCGAGTTGTTGTTCATGATGGCACTGATTCAGAGGCAATTTCAGACGGATTTCGGTGGAGAAAATATGGGCAGAAAGTTGTCAAGGGAAATCCTTATCCCAG AAGTTACTACAGATGCACAGGCGTTAAGTGCAACGTGAGAAAACATGTGGAACGAGCATCTGATGATCCAAGTGTTTTCATAACATCGTATGAAGGTAAACATAACCATGAAATGCCGATGAAGAAAGCAAATTAA
- the LOC139896087 gene encoding WRKY transcription factor 44 isoform X2 has product MDLKEAERTVIAKPVASRPTISNFRSFSDPLASPTIDLPSSEPAITAIRPKTARFKSLTTSQAEVTGTHVRHLPETSNHTSPLLYKPLAKTVSKTTVSLLANMGTLNGSQERAVVAQNLASKLEITKDVNATKSALVRSENDKKPQSSTNNGRPSYDGYNWRKYGQKQVKGGEYPRSYYKCTHPSCVVKKKVERSIDGEIAEIVYKVLGTSSHVNNVVKLQECYDHHVSKERSVPNLECFCGVAQARDGSKVMMETANDVPANKKRKSLSLTNETYVEGLQEPRVVVHDGTDSEAISDGFRWRKYGQKVVKGNPYPRSYYRCTGVKCNVRKHVERASDDPSVFITSYEGKHNHEMPMKKAN; this is encoded by the exons ATGGACCTTAAAGAGGCAGAAAGGACAGTTATAGCAAAACCAGTTGCTTCAAGGCCTACAATCTCCAATTTCAGATCCTTCTCTGACCCTCTTGCCAGTCCCACTATCGACTTGCCCTCGTCTGAACCTGCAATTACTGCCATCAGACCTAAAACGGCGAGGTTCAAGTCGCTCACAACCTCTCAG GCAGAAGTAACTGGGACTCATGTTCGTCATTTGCCTGAAACGTCAAACCACACGTCTCCTTTGCTCTACAAACCCTTGGCGAAGACGGTATCAAAAACAACCGTCAGTTTGTTGGCAAACATG GGAACTTTAAATGGAAGCCAAGAACGCGCAGTTGTAGCTCAGAATCTTGCATCAAAATTAGAGATTACTAAAGACGTCAATGCCACAAAGTCGGCGCTGGTTAGATCAGAAAATGATAAAAAACCGCAATCATCAACTAATAATGGTAGACCTTCTTACGATGGGTATAATTGGCGGAAATATGGTCAAAAGCAAGTGAAAGGAGGTGAGTACCCAAGAAGTTACTATAAGTGTACACACCCGAGTTGCGTAGTTAAAAAGAAGGTTGAAAGATCGATAGATGGGGAGATAGCTGAAATTGTGTATAAAG TTCTTGGAACATCTTCACATGTGAACAATGTGGTCAAATTACAAGAATGTTACGATCATCATGTTTCAAAAGAACGTAGTGTCCCAAATCTGGAATGTTTCTGTGGTGTTGCTCAGGCTCGTGATGGGAGTAAAGTTATGATGGAGACTGCAAATGATGTACCAGCAAATAAGAAAAG GAAAAGTTTGAGTCTCACAAACGAAACATACGTGGAAGGCTTACAAGAGCCTCGAGTTGTTGTTCATGATGGCACTGATTCAGAGGCAATTTCAGACGGATTTCGGTGGAGAAAATATGGGCAGAAAGTTGTCAAGGGAAATCCTTATCCCAG AAGTTACTACAGATGCACAGGCGTTAAGTGCAACGTGAGAAAACATGTGGAACGAGCATCTGATGATCCAAGTGTTTTCATAACATCGTATGAAGGTAAACATAACCATGAAATGCCGATGAAGAAAGCAAATTAA